The Mycolicibacterium cosmeticum DNA window TGCTGCAGCAGGGCGACTACGTCGTCGTCGAAGCCGGACAAGTCATCCCCGGTGACGGTGACGTGGTGGAAGGCATTGCCTCGGTTGACGAATCCGCGATCACCGGTGAATCGGCTCCGGTGATCCGGGAGTCGGGCGGTGACCGCTCGGCCGTCACCGGTGGTACGACGGTGCTGTCCGACCGCATCGTCGTGCGCATCACCCAGAAGCCGGGTGAGAGCTTCATCGACCGGATGATCTCCCTGGTCGAGGGCGCCAACCGGCAGAAGACCCCCAACGAGATCGCGCTGAACATCCTGCTGGCCTCGCTGACCATCATCTTCGTGTTCGCCGTCGCGACGCTGCAGCCGCTGGCCATCTACTCCAAGATGAACAACCCCGGCGTGCCGGATTCGTTGGCGCTCACCGGAAACGGTGTCTCCGGCATCGTCATGGTGTCGCTGCTGGTGTGCCTGATCCCGACGACCATCGGCGCCCTGTTGTCGGCCATCGGTATCGCCGGCATGGACCGGCTGGTGCAGCGCAACGTGCTGGCCATGTCCGGTCGCGCCGTCGAAGCCGCCGGTGACGTGAACACCCTGCTGCTGGACAAGACCGGCACCATCACCCTGGGCAACCGGCAGGCGTCTAATTTCGTTCCGCTGACCGGTGTCTCACCCGAGACCCTGGCCGATGCCGCACAGCTGTCCAGCCTGGCCGACGAGACGCCGGAAGGCCGTTCCATCGTGGTGTTCGCCAAGCAGGAGTACGGCCTGCGGGCCCGCACCCCTGGCGAGCTGAAGACCGCGCAGTGGGTGGAGTTCACCGCCCAGACCCGGATGTCGGGTGTCGACCTCGGCCCCGGACACTCCCTGCGCAAGGGTGCGGCGAGCTCGGTGGCCGAGTGGGTACGCAGCCAGGGCGGCCAGGTGCCCTCGGAGTTGGGCGATATCGTCGACGGCATCTCGGCCGCCGGCGGCACCCCGCTGGTGGTCGGCCAGACGCTCGACGGCACGGCATCGGTGCTCGGCGTCATCCATCTCAAGGACGTCGTCAAGCAGGGCATGCGGGAGCGTTTCGACGAGATGCGCCGGATGGGCATCCGCACCGTGATGATCACCGGTGACAACCCGTTGACCGCCAAGGCGATTGCCGACGAGGCCGGCGTGGACGACTTCCTCGCCGAAGCCACTCCCGAAGACAAGATGGCGCTGATCAAGAAGGAGCAGGCGGGCGGCAAGCTGGTCGCGATGACCGGTGACGGCACCAACGACGCCCCGGCGCTGGCGCAGGCCGATGTCGGCGTCGCGATGAACACCGGGACCTCGGCGGCCAAAGAGGCCGGCAACATGGTCGACCTGGACTCCGACCCCACCAAGCTGATCGAGATTGTGGAAATCGGTAAGCAGCTGTTGATCACCCGCGGTGCACTGACGACGTTCTCCATCGCCAACGACATCGCGAAGTACTTCGCGATCATCCCGGCGTTGTTCGTCTCGCTGTTCCCCGGCCTGGACCTGCTGAACATCATGCGGCTGCACAGCCCGCAGTCGGCGATCCTGTCGGCGGTGATCTTCAACGCCGTGGTCATCGTGGCGCTCATCCCGCTGTCGCTGCGCGGTGTCCGCTACACCCCGAGCAGCGCGTCGAAGCTGTTGTCGCGCAACCTCTACATCTACGGTCTCGGCGGCATCATCGCGCCGTTCATCGGCATCAAAATCATCGATCTCGTTATCCAGTTCTTGCCAGGGATGTGACATGTTCTTCTCCAATTTGGTTCGTCAGCACGTGGCCGCACTGCGCGCCCTGCTGGTTCTCACCGTGATCCTCGGTCTGGGCTACCCGGTGTTCATCTGGCTGGTGGCCCAGATCCCCGGCCTGCACGACAAGGCCAACGGGTCGATCGTCGAGGCGAACGGAAAGCCGGTGGGCAGCAGCCTGATCGGACAGTTGTTCACCGACGACAAGGGGAATGCCCTGCCGCAGTACTTCCAGAGCCGCCCGTCGGCCGCCGGTGACGGCTACGACCCGCTGGCCACCAGCGCCAGCAACCTGGGCCCGGAGAGCATCGTCGATGGTGCGGACAAGCCCAGCCTGCTCACCCTGGTGTGCCAGCGCAGCGCCGCCGTCGGGGAACTGGAAGGCGTCAACGGAGCCCGCCCGTTCTGCACGGGCGGCGGGGAAAGCGTCGGCGCGGTGTTGTCGGTGATCGGGCCCCGCGACGCCGCGGGCAACGTCGTGCACCCCACCCGGGTGGTGAGCGTCAACGAACCCTGCGAGACCACCAAGGTGCCGTTCCTGAACACCTACGAGGGCGTGCGCGTCGAATGCGCGAAGTTCGGCGAGGACTACAGCCTGGGCCAGATCGTGCCCATCAGGGGTGCCGCGGCGGCCGACCCGGCTGTGCCCGCGGACGCCGTCACCGCCAGTGGCAGCGGCCTGGACCCCGACATCTCCCCCGCCTACGCCGCCATCCAGGTGGACCGGGTCGCCAAGGCCCGCGGGGTCAGCCCGGACGTGATCCGCACGGCCATCGACGACAACCTGACCGGACGCGCCCTCGGCTTCCTCGGCGAACCCCGGGTCAACGTGTTGGCCCTCAACCTGGAATTGGACCAAAAGTATCCCGTGAAGAGTTGAGGCTGCGGTGGATGATGTTGGTGTGACCACCGGCTCCTCGACGCACAAAGCCAAGCGCGGCGAACTGCGCATCTATCTCGGAGCAGCACCCGGCGTTGGCAAGACGTTCGCGATGCTGGGTGAGGCGCACCGACGTCTGGACCGGGGCACCGACGTGGTGGCCGCGGTGGTGGAAACCCACGGCCGCGCCAAGACAGCCGAACTGCTGGACGGCATCGAGACCGTCCCGCCGCGCTACGTCGAGTATCGCGGCGGGCGGTTCCCCGAACTGGACGTCGACGCCGTCATCGCGCGGCACCCCGAGGTGGTGCTGGTCGACGAGCTGGCCCACACCAACACCCCGGGCAGCAGGAACACCAAGCGTTGGCAGGACATCGAGGAGCTGCTCGACGCCGGGATCACCGTCATCTCGACGGTCAACGTTCAGCACCTGGAGAGCCTGAACGACGTCGTCACCCAGATCACCGGCATCGAGCAGCAGGAGAAGGTGCCCGACGAGGTGGTGCGCGCCGCCGATCAGATCGAACTGGTGGACATCACCCCGGAGGCGCTGCGGCGCAGGCTCTCCCACGGCAACGTGTACGGCCCGGAACGGATCGACGCCGCCCTGTCGAACTACTTCCGCCGCGGCAACCTGACGGCGCTGCGCGAGCTGGCGCTGCTGTGGCTGGCCGATCAAGTCGATGCCGCACTGGCGAAATACCGGGCCGACAACAAGATCACCGACACCTGGGAGGCCCGCGAACGTGTCGTCGTCGCCGTCACCGGGGGCGCCGAATCGGAGACCCTGGTGCGCCGGGCATCGCGCATCGCGTCGAAGTCCAGCGCCGAACTGATGGTGGTCCATGTCGTGCGGGGCGACGGCCTGTCCGGTGTGTCGGCGCCCCAGATGGGTAAGGTGCGCGAGCTGGTGGCCAGCCTCGGGGCCACCCTGCACACCGTGGTGGGTGACGACGTGCCGGCCGCGCTGCTCGAGTTCGCCCGCGAGATGAACGCCACCCAGTTGGTGTTGGGCACCTCCCGACGGTCCCGCTGGGCCCGCATCTTCGACGAGGGCATCGGCGCGTCGGTGGTGCAGCAGTCCGGCAAGATCGACGTGCACATGGTGACGCACCCGGAAGCCAAACGGGCGCGGTCGTATTCGTCGATGGTGCCGTGGCAGAAGCACATCGCCTCCTGGCTGGCCGCGGTGATCGTCCCGTCCGTCATCTGCGCGGTGACCGCCCTCTGGCTGGACAGCTTCCTCGGCATCGGCGGCGAGAGCGCCATCTTCTTCATCGGTGTGCTCGTGGTCGCACTGCTCGGCGGCAAGACGCCGGCGGCCTTCTCCGCCTTGCTGTCCGGGCTGCTGCTGAACTACTTCCTGGTCACACCGCGCTACACCTTCACCATCGCCGAACCTGACAGCGCGGTCACCATTGTGGTGCTGCTGCTGGTGGCGGTGGCGGTGGCCGTCCTGGTGGACGGCGCGGCCAGCCGGGCCCGCGAAGCCACCCGGGCGGCGCAGGAAGCCGAATTGCTGGCCCTGTTCGCCGGATCGGTGCTGCGCGGCGCCGACCTGGGCATGCTGCTGGATCGCGTCCGCGAGACCTACGCCCAGCGCGCGGTCAGCCTGGTCCGGGAAGGCGCGGACGGTTTCACCACCGTGGCGTGTGTCGGTAAGGACCCCTGCGTCGGGGTCGACGACGCCGACACCGCGGTCGAGGTCGGTGACGACGAATTCTGGATGCTGCTGTCCGGGCGCAAACTGACCGCCCGAGATCTGCGGGTGCTCGGCGCGGTGGCCAAACAGGCTGCCGGACTGGTGAAACAGCGCGAACTCACCGAGGAAGCCAGCCGTGCCGAGGCCATCGCCCAGGCCGACGAACTGCGCCGCTCGCTGCTGTCGGCGGTCAGCCACGACCTGCGTACCCCGCTGGCCGCGGCCAAGGCCGCGGTGTCCAGCCTGCGCTCCGAGGACGTCGGGTTCTCGCCAGAGGACACGGCCGAGCTGCTGGCCACCATCGAGGAATCCATCGACCAGCTGACCGCACTGGTCGGCAACCTGCTGGATTCGTCCCGGCTGGCCACCGGGGTGGTGCGGCCGGAACTGCGCCGGGTGTACCTGGAGGAGACGGTGTCCCGGGCGCTGATCGGAATAAACAAGGGCACCACCGGCTTTCCACGCAAGGAACTGGATCGGGTCAAGGTGGAGGTCGACGACGCCGTGGTGATGGCCGACAGTGGCCTACTGGAGCGGGTGCTGGCCAACCTGGTCGACAACGCGCTGCGGTACTCCCCGCCGGACCGGCCGGTGCGGGTCACCGCGGGCCGCGTCGGTGATCGGGTGTTGATCGCCGTGATCGACGAGGGTCCCGGGGTGGCCCGCGGCACCGAGGAGCAACTGTTCGAACCCTTCCAGCGGCTCGGTGACACCGACACCAGTACCGGTGTGGGCCTCGGGCTGTCGGTGGCCCGCGGTTTCGTGGAGGCCATGGGCGGCACGATCACCGCCTCCGACACCCCCGGCGGCGGGCTCACCGTCGAAATCGACTTGGCCGCACCACCGAAAGACGGACTTCGATGAACACCAGAGTGCTCGTGATCGACGACGAACCGCAGATCCTGCGGGCGTTGCGGATCAACCTGTCCGTGCGGGGCTACGAGGTCACCACCGCCGCCACCGGGGCCGAGGCGCTGCGGTCGGCGGCCGACCACCGTCCCGATGTGATCGTGCTGGACCTCGGGCTGCCCGACATGTCCGGGATCGAGGTGCTCGAAGGCCTGCGCGGGTGGCTGAGCGCACCGGTGATCGTGCTGTCGGCCCGCACCGATTCGTCGGACAAGGTGGAGGCGCTGGACGCCGGCGCCGACGACTACGTCACCAAACCGTTCGGCATGGACGAGTTCCTGGCCCGGCTGCGCGCGGCGGTGCGGCGCGGCGCGGCCGCCACCGAACTGGACGAGCCCGTCATCGAAACATCGTCGTTCACCGTCGATCTCGCGATGAAGCGGGTCACCAAGAACGGCGTCGAGGTGCACCTGACCCCCACCGAATGGGGCATGTTGGAGATGCTGGTGCGCAACCGGGGCAAGTTGGTGGGCCGCGAGGAACTACTCAAAGAGGTGTGGGGCCCGGCCTATGCCAAAGAGACCCATTATCTTCGGGTGTATCTCGCGCAGTTGCGCCGCAAGCTGGAAAACGACCCGTCGCACCCCGTGCACCTGCTCACCGAGGCGGGGATGGGGTACCGCTTTCAGGCTTGACGGCCTGCAGGGTATAGGTCATCGGCACCCGGTCCCGGCCCTCCTCCAGCACGAACTCCCCGTCGAAGTCCGGGCTGGGAATGACGGCGTCACCGAGCGGATTCCACGGAACCTCGCGGTGTTCCTCCAACGCGGTGACGGTCAGCCCGGCGTCGGTGAGCGCGGTGAAGATCTCACCGAGCCCGTGGTTGAAGCTGATCGACGCCGGGGAGCTCAACTGCCCCGGTCCCCCGTACGTCTCGTCCTCGACGAACACCAAGCCGTCGGTCTCGAAGTACGGGAACTCGACGACGAGCAGCCCGTCGGGACGCGGATCGCAGATCGCCCACAGCATCGGGTGCCCTTCCCGCATGAACAGCCGGCCGCCGGGCCGCAGCAGGCCGGCGACGGTCTGGGCCCAGCGCCGGATGTCGGGCAGCCAGCAGAGCGCCCCGATGCCGGTGTACACCAGGTCGAAATCACCGGTGGCGTCGTACGCGTCGGACTCGACGAAGGTGACGTCGACCCCCGCCCGCGCCGCCAGTTCACGCGCGGCCGCCAGCGCCGTCGGCGAGAAGTCGATTCCGGTCACCGATTTCGCGCCGAGACGCGCCAGTGACACGGTGTCGGTGCCGATATGGCATTGCAGGTGCACCACATCCAGGCCGTCCAGGCGCCCCAGCCGGGGCAGGTCGTAGCGGACGACACTGGACAGGTAGTCGGAGTCGTCGAACCCGGCGAGGTCGTAGCCATCGGGTCCGACGTGCAGGGGTACCCGGGATTCCCAGTTCGCCAGGTTCAGCTCGCGCCAGTCCTCCGTCACGGTGACCATTCTCGCACCCTGGATCAACTCATTTTCACGCCTGCGAAACCCGTTGCGGGCGTGACCAAGTGCGCTCACCTCCGGATGGTTGCGACGGCCATACCGATGGCCGCCACCACCAGGACGGCGTCGATCATCAGCGCGTAGGTGCGCGGGGACGCCCGCGCCACGATGCGGCGGATGAGGAACGGCCCGACCATCAGCGCCGCGCCGATGACGAGGCCGTGCACCACCATCGTCTCGTCGAGGGCACCCAACTGGGTGAATGTGGTCAGCTTGCCCGCATACAGCACGAGGGCGCCGGCGGCCTCCGAGCCGAGGAACGCTCCACCACTGAGCCCGAATCCGGTGAAGATCGGCACGCTCAGCGGACCCGTCGAGAGCACCAACCCCGTCAGGAAACCGACGATCACCCCGGCAACCGCGAGCTGCCACAGCCGCACTCGCCATTGCCGGGCCGCGGCGACGCGGCGGAGCGGGATCATCACGACGAAGAACGCCGCGAGGACCGCGTCGACGACCGTAGGCGAGATCGTCATCAGCGTGTGCGCACCGACCACGGCGGCCGGTGTCCCGGGCACCGCGTAGGCGAGCACGGGCCGCCACCGGATCTCGCGCCACCAGGCGGCCACCCGGGCGACGTTGGCCAGCACCGCGGCGATGGCCATGACCGGCACCGCCACCCGCGGACCGTCGAGCACCACCAGCACCGGCAGCAGGATCAACGACGAGCCGGTGCCGACCAGACCGCCCAGGGCGCCGGCAACCAATGCGAGGAGCAGCAAAACCAACAGCGCAAGCATGAGGACCTTCTCGACGGCACGCGGCGCGCCGCCGGAGATCCTCCAGGCTTTTGTCCGTTCAGATGACCGCGCCTCATCGGGAGTCGCGGTGGCGTCGCTCGGACCAGACACGTGCGTGACGCCGGAACCCTAGACGCTGTCGAGGACGAGTGTAGTCCGCGGTCCAGGGCCAGGGCGACGGTGCCGTGGATGTCGAATCGACGAGAGTCTACTCGTTTTCCGTGCACGAATGCCGTTGCGTGCGTGCATCTGTGGATGAATCCGCGATTGTGGATAACTACGGCTTGATGTCGGTGGTTCGTACTAGTGTTCGAATCATGGAGGTTGTCGTCGACTTGTTGGCCGCCTTGGACAAAGTGTCCGGCGCCTCGATGGATGACGTGTCGGTGGCCGACCTCCTGGAGATCCAGACGGCACTCGAGCAGGCGCACCGCCGGATCCCGGCCGTCACCCACCGCATCCAAGCCGCGCTGAGCCGCCGCACGGGCCCGTCCGAACTGGGCGCCCGCAGTTGGGCCGACGCCTTGTCCATCCGGCTGCGTCTGTCCAAGACCGAAGCGTGCCGCCGCCTGAGCCAGGCCGAGCTCCTCGGTCCACGCCAGAGCATCACCGGAGAACCGCTGGACCCGATCTACCCCGCCACCGCCGCCGCGCTCGCCCGCGGTGAGCTGACGGCCGAGCATGTCGGGATCATCACCGCGACCATGAAGAAGATCCCGCCGAGCGTGGACGCGCAGACACGCGCCAAGGCCGAAGCCGACCTGGCCGCCGTCGCGGCCACCCAATGCCCCGAGAGTCTGCGCCGGGTCGCACGGCTACTCCTGCAGATGCTCGACCCCGACGGCCCCGACCCCAACGGTGACGACACCGTCGACCGACGCGAACTGATGCGCGGGGTGTTCCTGGGCCCGCAGGACGAGGACGGAATGTCGAACTTCTGGGGAAAGATCACCCCCGAATTTCGCGCCTACCTGGAAGCGGCCTTCCCGAAACTCGCCGGCAAGGGCATGTGCAATCCCGACGACGAGCAGCCGTGCACCACGGGCACCCCGTCGGCCGAGGCGATCGCCGCCGACACCCGCAGCCTCGGTCAACGTCAGCATGACGCCCTGATGGCACTGGCCCGCGCTGCCCTGATGTCCGGTCAGCTCGGCGATCACAACGGGCTGCCGGTCAGCGTCGTGGTGACCACCACCCTGACCCAACTGCACGAGGCTGCCGGAGTCGCCCGCACCGGCGGCGGATCGACGCTCCCCATGCGCGACGTCATCCGCCTGGCCGCGCACTCCTACCTCTGGCTGACCGTCTTCGACGACGCCACCGGCATCCCCTTGTATCTAGGCCGCACCAAACGCATCGCCTCCCCCGGCCAACGCCTCGTCCTGTACGCCCGCGAGGGCGGCTGCACCTTCCCCGGCTGCCCGGTATCGGCGTACCGCTCCCAAACCCACCACGCCGTCACCGATTTCGGCGCCGGCGGACACACCGACATCGACAACGAGACCCTCGCCTGCGGACCGCACAACCGCCTGGTCAAGGAGGGCGGCTGGACCACCCGGCTGCGCGCCGACGGCCGCGTCGAATGGATCCCGCCACCCCTGCTCGACACCGGACAAACCCGGATCAACTCACTGCACCACCCCGAAGAACTCCTGCGCGAGGACGGGTCGGACGACCCGTGAGCCTGATTCCCAGGTCGCGGTCGACCGGCCGTCGCCCAATCGACGCGAAGCGTTCGTCGCACGCTCACCCGCCCGACGCCACCGCGGGTCCACGCTCTAGCCGTGGACAATTCGCGCGCGTACAACAGTGTCTGGCAGTTCCGCGGCGACGCCTGGTGCCGCCTGGAGGAGGCCGCCGACCGGCTCACCCGGCCCAGCACCACCGGCGAACTCAAGGACGAGTACGTGGCCATCTGCCACGACCTGCTGACCAGATTGACGCCGCTGGAGCCGTACTGGGCCTTCCCCGGTTCCCCGCAGTTCGCGAAGGTGCAGCGGCTGTTCAACGCCGGCGCCTACGACAAGTTCGCGCACGCCGTCACGCGGATCAACCGGGCGCTGACCACCGAGTCCTACCGCACCGGCGAGGTGGACACCGCCGGGCTGGACGACACCGCCGACATGTTCCCGGCCGACCCACGCACCCTGGAGAGCCAGCCCGTCAACAAACGCGAGCAGCTCTATTTCGAGGTGCTGGTGGTCGAGAAGATGACCGAGGCCCAGGAACGGGCCCTGCGCAAGGAAGTTCGCAGCTGGCGCCGCCCCGACGACGAGTTCGTCTACGAACTGGTGGTGGTCGGCAGCGGTGACGAGGCGCTGATCGCTGCCCGCCTCAACGTCAACCTGCAGGCCGTGGTGATCCGCCGCCGGTTCAGTCATCAGTCGTCCCGCGACCTGACTACCCTGTCGGAGTTCATCGACCACAAGCTGTCCCACGACCTCGACGACCACAAGTCACCCGACGAGCGGGCCGCGATCCTGGCCACCTCGCTGCGGGACCTGCGTCCCGAACTCGACCTGTACCTGATGACCGAAATCGAGGTGGAAGACATCGCCGGCCGGCTCGGACAGTCGTTCCGCCGGGTGTTCCACGCCCGCGAGGGTGTGCTCGAGCTGCACCTGTCGATCCTGCAGGGCGTGGCTGCCCGGTACCGGACGCCGTTCTTCAGTGCACTCAAGCAGTACAGTCACCGGCCCACCGGGGTGTTCCACGCTCTGCCGATCAGCCAGGGCAAGTCGATTGTCAACTCGCACTGGATCAAAGACATGGTCGGCTTCTACGGGCTGGACGTGTTCATGGCCGAGACGTCGGCGACCTGCGGTGGCCTGGACTCGCTGCTGGAACCGACCGGACCGCTGCGCGAGGCGCAGCAGCTGGCGGCCGAGGCGTACGGGTCACGGCACACCTACTTCGTCACCAACGGCACCTCGACGGCCAACAAGATCGTCACCCAATCCCTGGTCGCGCCCGGCGATATCGTGCTGCTGGACCGCAACTGCCACCAGAGCCACCACTACGGCATGATGCTGGCCGGGGCCAACGTCATCTACCTGGAGGCCTACCCGCTGCCGGACTACACCATGTACGGCGCGGTGCCGCTGCGCGAAATCAAGTCGAAACTGTTGGCGCTCAAGGCCGCCGGCAAACTCGACCGGGTCAAGATGATCTCCCTGACCAACTGCACCTTCGACGGCATCGTCTACGACACCGAACGGGTCATGGAGGAATGCCTGGCCATCAAACCGGATCTGGTGTTCCTCTGGGACGAAGCCTGGTTCGCCTTCGCCCGCTTCCACCCGGTATACCGCAAACGCACCGCCATGGCGTCCGCGCGCAGCCTGCGCGACAAGCTCGCCGACCCCGACTACCGCGCGTCCTACACCGCCCAGCTCACCGAAGAAGGGCCGCTGTCCGACGAGGACATGCTCAACCGCCGGCTGCGGCCCGACCCGGCCGAGGCGCGGGTCCGGGTGTACGCCACCCAGTCCACCCACAAGACGCTCACTTCGCTGCGGCAGGGCTCGATGATCCACGTGTTCGACCAGGACTTCGAGCAGAAGGTGTCCGAGGCGTTCCACGAGGCCTACATGGCGCACACCTCGACCTCGCCGAACTACCAGATCCTGGCCTCGCTGGATCTGGGCCGGCGCCAGGTGGCCCTGGAAGGGGTCGAGCTGGTGCAACGCCAGATCGAGAACGCGATGCAGCTGCGCGACGCGATCGACAATCACCCGCTGCTGAGCAAGTACATGTCGTGCCTGCGCACCGCGGACCTGATCCCGGCGCAGTTCCGGCCGTCGGGCATCGCCCAGCCGCTGCGATCCGGCCTGAAAAACATGATGGCGGTGTGGGATACGGATGAGTTCGTGCTGGACCCGTCCCGCATCACGCTGTCGATCGGGCGCACCGGTTACGACGGCGACGAATTCAAACGTGACCAGCTGATGGACCGGCACGGTGTGCAGATCAACAAGACCTCGCGCAACACGGTGCTGTTCATGACGAATATCGGCACCACCCGCAGCTCGGTGGCCTACCTGGTGGAGGTGCTGGTCAAGATCGCCGCCGAACTGGAGGAGTCGATCTCCGAGATGGGCCTGAGCGAACGGGCCCGGTTCGAGCAGACGGTGCGCCGGCTGACGACGAACTCGGCGCCGCTGCCGAACTTCAGCGGTTTCCACCCCGTTTTCCGGAACGGGAACGACACCCCCGAAGGCGATGTGCGGCGCGCCTTTTACCTGTCCTACGACGACACCAACTGCGAGTACCTGGGCACCGACGAGATCTTCGACAAGATCGACGCCGGCGTGCAGGTGGTGTCGGCGACCTTCGTGACGCCCTACCCGCCCGGCTTCCCGGTGCTGGTACCGGGGCA harbors:
- a CDS encoding aminotransferase class I/II-fold pyridoxal phosphate-dependent enzyme — protein: MDNSRAYNSVWQFRGDAWCRLEEAADRLTRPSTTGELKDEYVAICHDLLTRLTPLEPYWAFPGSPQFAKVQRLFNAGAYDKFAHAVTRINRALTTESYRTGEVDTAGLDDTADMFPADPRTLESQPVNKREQLYFEVLVVEKMTEAQERALRKEVRSWRRPDDEFVYELVVVGSGDEALIAARLNVNLQAVVIRRRFSHQSSRDLTTLSEFIDHKLSHDLDDHKSPDERAAILATSLRDLRPELDLYLMTEIEVEDIAGRLGQSFRRVFHAREGVLELHLSILQGVAARYRTPFFSALKQYSHRPTGVFHALPISQGKSIVNSHWIKDMVGFYGLDVFMAETSATCGGLDSLLEPTGPLREAQQLAAEAYGSRHTYFVTNGTSTANKIVTQSLVAPGDIVLLDRNCHQSHHYGMMLAGANVIYLEAYPLPDYTMYGAVPLREIKSKLLALKAAGKLDRVKMISLTNCTFDGIVYDTERVMEECLAIKPDLVFLWDEAWFAFARFHPVYRKRTAMASARSLRDKLADPDYRASYTAQLTEEGPLSDEDMLNRRLRPDPAEARVRVYATQSTHKTLTSLRQGSMIHVFDQDFEQKVSEAFHEAYMAHTSTSPNYQILASLDLGRRQVALEGVELVQRQIENAMQLRDAIDNHPLLSKYMSCLRTADLIPAQFRPSGIAQPLRSGLKNMMAVWDTDEFVLDPSRITLSIGRTGYDGDEFKRDQLMDRHGVQINKTSRNTVLFMTNIGTTRSSVAYLVEVLVKIAAELEESISEMGLSERARFEQTVRRLTTNSAPLPNFSGFHPVFRNGNDTPEGDVRRAFYLSYDDTNCEYLGTDEIFDKIDAGVQVVSATFVTPYPPGFPVLVPGQVFSQEILTFLRELDTPEIHGYKPELGFRVYTEKAIEGARPARWPDLPQPSFAD